The Sulfurimonas hongkongensis genomic interval TAGGCACTCAAAATGCTTATGGAACTAGTAGTGGCGCATTTACTGGAGAGATAGGAAGTATGCATCTTGATGAATTTGGCATAAAAACCATCCTCATCGGTCACAGCGAGAGAAGACATATATTAGGTGAGACGCAAGAAGAGATTGTAAATAAATTTAACTTTTATAAAAATCTCGGGTTTAAGATAGTCTATTGTGTAGGAGAACCTCTTGAAGTCAGAGAAGCTGGATTTGAATATATGATGGAGTATATCTCAAAACAGTATGAGGGCATAGATTCAAACTATGAGAGCCTTATAATAGCCTATGAGCCAGTTTGGGCAATAGGTACAGGACTTACTCCAACTAGCGAGGATATAGCGTTACTTCATAAAGAGCTAAAGAAAAAATTACCTGCTCCACTTCTTTATGGTGGAAGTGTAAAAGTAAACAATGCCAAAGAAGTTTTAAGCATAGATGCAGTTGATGGCATCTTAGTAGGAGGTGCTGCACTAAATGTAGAAGACTTTTGCACAATGTGTGAAATAGCACAAGGATTGAGTGGTTAGCACTCGTTACACTTACTCTAAGACTGTGAAACAACTCGGAAGTGATTTAGGCCTCGCAGA includes:
- a CDS encoding triose-phosphate isomerase, encoding MIIAANLKTNLTRAQTLEYLKNLESCLNENSITQEVMVFPSPTSLNAHDGKIIIGTQNAYGTSSGAFTGEIGSMHLDEFGIKTILIGHSERRHILGETQEEIVNKFNFYKNLGFKIVYCVGEPLEVREAGFEYMMEYISKQYEGIDSNYESLIIAYEPVWAIGTGLTPTSEDIALLHKELKKKLPAPLLYGGSVKVNNAKEVLSIDAVDGILVGGAALNVEDFCTMCEIAQGLSG